One region of Vigna angularis cultivar LongXiaoDou No.4 chromosome 10, ASM1680809v1, whole genome shotgun sequence genomic DNA includes:
- the LOC108319889 gene encoding homeobox-leucine zipper protein MERISTEM L1, protein MFHTNMFDSHPHMLDMSPHKTAFSETDLGKPRDDEYETKSGTDMDAPSGDDQDPNPRPRKKGYRRHTQRQIEEMEAFFKQCPHPDDKQRKELGRDLGLEPLQVKFWFQNKRTQMKTQHERHENSILKAENEKLRAENNRYKEALTNATCPNCGGPAALGEMSFDEQHLRIENARLREEIDRISGIAAKYVGKPVTSSYSNLSSLNNNHMPVGNYGAQSGTVGEMYGGSDLLRSLPAPADADKPMIVELAVAAMEELTRLAQAGDSLWVPGNHHSEILNEEDYLRTFPNRGLGPKPLALRSEASRESVVVIMNHINLIDILMDVNQWSTMFCGIVSRALTLEVLSTGVAGNYNGALQVMSAEFQVPSPLVPTRENYFVRYCKQQPDGIWAVVDVSLDNLRPSTISRSRRRPSGCLIQELPNGYSKVTWIEHVEVDDRAVHSIYKTLVNSGLAFGAKRWVATLDRQCERLASSMANNIPAGNLCVITSAEGRKSMLKLAERMVISYCTGVGASTAHAWTTLSATGCDDVRVMTRKSTDEPGRPPGIVLSAATSFWLPVPPKRVFDFLRDENSRNEWDILSNGGLVQELAHIANGRDPGNCVSLLRVNSANSSQSNMLILQESCTDSTGSYVVYAPVDIVAMNVVLGGGDPDYVALLPSGFAILPDGPGINGGSILDVGSGGSLLTVAFQILVDSAPTAKLSLGSVATVNSLIKCTVERIKVAVIRDNT, encoded by the exons ATGTTTCACACAAACATGTTTGATTCTCACCCTCACATGCTTGATATGTCACCCCACAAAACTGCTTTCTCTGAGACTGACCTGGGAAAGCCCAGAGATGATGAATATGAGACCAAGTCAGGCACTGACATGGACGCTCCTTCCGGCGACGACCAAGATCCCAACCCAAGACCCAGAAAGAAGGGTTACCGTCGCCACACACAGCGCCAGATAGAAGAAATGGAAGC CTTCTTCAAGCAGTGTCCTCACCCAGATGACAAGCAAAGAAAAGAGCTAGGCCGGGATTTGGGGTTAGAGCCTTTGCAAGTCAAGTTTTGGTTCCAAAACAAGCGCACCCAGATGAAG ACTCAGCATGAACGACATGAAAATTCTATTCTGAAGGCCGAAAACGAAAAGCTTCGAGCTGAGAACAACAGGTACAAGGAGGCCCTAACCAATGCTACATGCCCCAACTGTGGAGGCCCAGCTGCCCTTGGCGAAATGTCCTTCGACGAACAGCACTTGAGGATTGAGAATGCTCGGTTAAGAGAAGAG aTTGATAGGATTTCAGGAATTGCGGCCAAGTACGTTGGAAAGCCCGTGACGTCTTCTTACTCCAACCTTTCGTCACTCAACAACAATCACATGCCTGTCGGTAACTATGGAGCACAGTCAGGCACGGTAGGAGAAATGTACGGTGGAAGTGACCTTTTGAGGTCACTCCCAGCTCCAGCTGATGCTGACAAGCCCATGATCGTGGAGCTTGCTGTTGCAGCTATGGAGGAACTCACAAGACTAGCTCAGGCTGGAGACTCTTTATGGGTCCCCGGGAATCACCACTCTGAGATTTTGAATGAAGAAGACTATTTGAGGACTTTCCCTAATAGGGGTTTAGGTCCCAAACCTCTGGCCTTGAGATCTGAAGCTTCAAGGGAATCTGTGGTGGTCATCATGAATCACATTAACCTGATTGATATCCTTATGGATGTG AACCAATGGTCAACTATGTTTTGCGGTATTGTCTCAAGAGCATTGACCCTTGAAGTCCTTTCAACTGGAGTAGCAGGAAACTACAATGGAGCCTTGCAAGTG ATGTCAGCCGAGTTCCAAGTCCCTTCACCGCTTGTTCCTACTCGTGAGAACTATTTCGTAAGGTACTGTAAGCAGCAACCAGACGGGATATGGGCAGTGGTGGATGTTTCTTTGGATAATCTGCGACCCAGTACGATCTCAAGAAGCCGAAGAAGACCCTCTGGATGTTTAATTCAAGAATTGCCAAATGGTTACTCCAAG GTTACATGGATCGAACATGTAGAAGTGGATGATAGGGCGGTGCATAGCATATATAAAACCCTAGTCAATTCCGGTCTCGCCTTTGGAGCTAAACGCTGGGTGGCTACATTAGACAGACAATGCGAACGTCTTGCCAGTTCAATGGCCAACAACATACCAGCAGGGAATCTCTGTG TGATAACCAGTGCTGAGGGAAGAAAAAGTATGCTGAAACTGGCAGAGAGAATGGTTATTAGCTATTGCACTGGTGTAGGTGCTTCTACTGCACATGCTTGGACAACACTATCCGCAACTGGATGTGATGACGTAAGGGTCATGACTAGAAAGAGCACTGATGAACCTGGCAGACCACCCGGTATAGTGCTCAGTGCCGCCACTTCTTTCTGGCTCCCAGTTCCTCCAAAGAGGGTTTTTGATTTCCTACGCGATGAAAACTCAAGAAACGAG TGGGACATTCTTTCTAATGGGGGTCTAGTTCAAGAATTGGCACACATAGCAAATGGCCGTGATCCTGGCAACTGTGTCTCCCTACTTCGAGTCAAT AGTGCAAATTCAAGCCAAAGTAATATGCTGATACTTCAAGAGAGTTGCACTGATTCTACTGGCTCGTATGTAGTTTATGCTCCTGTGGATATTGTAGCTATGAATGTAGTATTGGGTGGAGGGGATCCAGATTATGTTGCCCTGCTTCCCTCAGGCTTTGCTATTCTTCCTGATGGGCCTGGAATAAATGGTGGGTCAATACTTGATGTAGGATCAGGAGGTTCTCTACTCACAGTTGCCTTCCAGATCTTGGTTGATTCAGCTCCAACAGCAAAACTATCTTTGGGTTCAGTTGCTACGGTTAACAGTCTAATTAAGTGCACTGTTGAAAGGATCAAGGTCGCAGTGATACGTGACAACACCTAA
- the LOC108319899 gene encoding COBRA-like protein 10 produces the protein MANTLSPYLSPSLSVAAIVVLSVSCGILIQECEGQDQQAKALPPAGETCNGIFISYDFLKRTKEYPHVKNVTAQSWAFSSTASVLNTGKEVFKAWKLFIEFQHDEILVSVGGGNIEEATEFPASVGNGTTFVGASQPDLDSAINTAQDLSQIQAVIDLTGTQFGVKPPTVPMPKTIKLVNDGYKCPKPTTHKSSMYACCKKDLKAKTTVAKKTKFLARQKGDLLISYDVTQVYDDNYLVQVLMENEHFLGRLDHWNLTWEWTRGEFIYSMKGAFTREIESLGCINGEAGKYYAGLDFSKVLNCQKNPIVSDLPSEKYNDSELGKIPNCCKDGNLLPIIMDPSKSKSAFTMQVYKIPPDLNKTAIYPPEKWQITGILNPHYKCGLPRRVEPARFPDPRGLEATVIAISSWQIVCNITKPTKRSTRCCVSFSSYYNDSVVPCNTCACGCDSAKTKKCNPNSPAMLLPAEALLVPFENRSAKTVAWAKMKHFTIPKRLPCADNCEVSINWHVVSDYKGGWSARITMFNWMTTQFENWFTALQFKKTPRGYQAAYSFNATTIPKLNHTIFLQGFIGANYLIALDNKSNPHVPGKQQSIISFTKKYSPNIKIAKGDGFPSKVFFNGEECSLPTRFPVKSGNQPNVVVDLAYQLLFFALAFTITRVL, from the exons ATGGCGAACACATTATCGCCATATCTATCACCGTCGTTATCAGTAGCAGCGATAGTAGTATTGTCGGTTTCATGTGGAATATTAATTCAGGAATGCGAGGGCCAGGACCAGCAAGCCAAGGCTTTGCCTCCAGCAGGGGAAACTTGTAACGGGATTTTCATTTCCTATGACTTTCTCAAACGAACCAAAGAATACCCTCACGTGAAGAATGTGACGGCGCAGTCCTGGGCCTTCAGTTCCACCGCATCAGTTCTCAACACAGGTAAAGAAGTGTTTAAGGCATGGAAGCTGTTCATAGAGTTTCAACACGACGAGATTCTAGTCTCCGTCGGCGGAGGCAATATAGAAGAGGCAACCGAGTTCCCCGCTTCGGTAGGAAATGGCACTACCTTCGTCGGAGCTTCTCAGCCAGACTTGGATAGCGCAATCAACACAGCTCAAGATTTAAGCCAGATCCAAGCCGTCATCGACCTTACCGGTACCCAGTTTGGAGTAAAGCCCCCTACGGTTCCTATGCCAAAAACCATCAAGTTGGTAAACGATGGTTACAAATGCCCCAAACCAACTACCCACA AAAGTTCCATGTATGCATGCTGCAAAAAGGACCTTAAAGCCAAGACTACAGTTGCCAAGAAGACAAAATTCTTGGCACGGCAAAAAGGGGATCTTCTGATATCCTATGACGTTACTCAAGTGTATGACGATAATTATTTGGTTCAGGTGTTGATGGAGAACGAACACTTTTTGGGACGGTTGGATCATTGGAACTTGACGTGGGAGTGGACAAGAGGGGAATTTATATACTCCATGAAAGGTGCCTTCACACGTGAGATAGAGTCCCTAGGTTGCATCAATGGCGAGGCAGGAAAGTATTACGCGGGATTGGATTTCTCTAAAGTGCTTAACTGTCAGAAGAATCCTATAGTGAGTGATTTGCCTTCAGAGAAATATAACGACAGTGAACTTGGAAAGATACCTAACTGTTGCAAAGACGGAAATCTTTTACCCATCATTATGGACCCCAGCAAATCCAAGTCTGCTTTTACGATGCAAGTGTACAAAATTCCACCTGATTTAAACAAAACGGCAATTTACCCTCCTGAGAAATGGCAAATTACGGGCATTCTGAACCCACATTACAAATGTGGGTTACCCAGAAGAGTGGAGCCTGCTCGATTTCCAGACCCCAGGGGACTCGAAGCAACGGTTATTGCCATTTCAAGTTGGCAAATAGTCTGCAATATCACTAAGCCAACCAAAAGGAGCACTCGCTGTTGTGTTTCTTTCTCCTCTTATTACAATGACTCCGTAGTCCCTTGCAACACCTGTGCCTGTGGCTGTGATTCTGCAAAGACCAAAAAATGCAATCCCAATTCTCCGGCAATGCTTCTTCCTGCAGAAGCTCTTCTTGTACCCTTTGAAAACAGGTCGGCAAAGACAGTTGCTTGGGCCAAAATGAAGCATTTTACGATTCCCAAAAGATTACCCTGTGCTGACAACTGCGAAGTCAGCATAAACTGGCATGTGGTTTCCGACTACAAAGGTGGGTGGAGTGCTCGAATCACTATGTTCAACTGGATGACTACCCAGTTTGAGAATTGGTTCACCGCCCTCCAATTCAAGAAGACTCCTCGCGGCTACCAAGCAGCATATTCTTTTAATGCAACGACCATTCCAAAGCTCAACCATACTATTTTCTTGCAAGGATTTATCGGAGCAAACTATCTTATAGCTTTGGACAATAAATCAAACCCACATGTTCCCGGAAAACAACAATCCATTATTTCCTTCACCAAGAAGTATTCACCAAATATCAAAATTGCAAAAGGAGATGGGTTCCCTTCCAAGGTCTTTTTCAACGGCGAAGAGTGTTCTCTTCCTACCAGATTCCCTGTCAAAAGTGGAAACCAACCTAATGTTGTTGTAGATTTAGCATACCAACTCTTGTTTTTCGCTTTGGCTTTTACAATCACTCGAGTGCTGTAA
- the LOC108319917 gene encoding pectinesterase: MAIQQSLLDKPRNSISKTICLVFSVAAVICSSAFVGSYLIKSSSFLNQSPLQHLCRHALDNPSCLAHVSEVAQDPILTTTKDYNLNLFHSFLMKSTSHIQRVMNTASSIKLRINDPREEAALNDCVELMDLSINRVWDSMVTLTKETDESQQDAHTWLSSVLTNHATCLDGLEGTARTLMQDELENLKSRAKTILAMFLAVLPQRVEPIIDEPPNGEFPSWLSSKDRKLLESSALNINANVVVAKDGSGKFKTVAQAVASAPDNGKTRYVIYVKKGTYEENVEISSKKTNVMLVGDGKDVTIITGSLNYIDGTTTFKSATVAAVGDGFIGQDIWFQNTAGPQKHQAVALRVGADRSVINRCRIDAFQDTLYAHSNRQFYRDSYITGTVDFIFGNAAVVFQKCNIAARKPMSNQNNMVTAQGREDPNQNTGTSIQQCNIIPSSDLKPVVGSIKTFLGRPWKKYSRTVVMQSTIESHVDPTGWAEWNADSKDFLNTLYYGEYMNKGAGAGTSKRVKWPGYHIITSAAEASKFTVTQLIQGNVWLKNTGVNYIEGL, from the exons ATGGCTATCCAACAATCTTTGCTAGACAAGCCTCGAAATTCTATTTCCAAAACAATCTGTTTAGTCTTTTCTGTAGCTGCTGTCATATGTTCATCAGCCTTTGTTGGTTCCTATCTCATCAAATCCAGTTCCTTCCTTAACCAGTCCCCTCTTCAACATCTCTGTCGCCATGCACTTGATAATCCATCATGCTTAGCACATGTCTCAGAAGTGGCTCAAGATCCCATCTTGACCACCACAAAAGACTACAACTTGAATTTGTTCCACTCTTTCTTAATGAAATCCACCTCACACATTCAGAGAGTTATGAACACAGCCAGTTCCATCAAACTCAGGATTAACGATCCCCGAGAGGAAGCAGCTTTGAACGACTGTGTGGAGCTAATGGACTTATCCATCAACAGAGTTTGGGATTCGATGGTGACTCTAACAAAAGAAACCGATGAGTCACAGCAGGATGCACACACATGGCTAAGTAGCGTGCTCACTAACCATGCAACTTGTTTGGATGGGTTAGAGGGGACAGCTAGAACCCTTATGCAGGATGAACTCGAGAACTTGAAATCCAGAGCGAAAACCATTCTGGCCATGTTCCTTGCTGTTTTGCCTCAGAGGGTTGAACCAATCATTGATGAACCACCGAACGGGGAGTTTCCCTCATGGTTGAGCAGCAAGGATAGGAAGCTTTTGGAGTCCAGTGCTTTGAACATCAATGCCAACGTTGTCGTGGCCAAGGACGGGAGTGGCAAGTTTAAGACTGTGGCTCAGGCTGTGGCATCTGCACCTGATAACGGGAAGACAAGGTATGTTATTTACGTGAAAAAGGGAACATATGAAGAGAATGTTGAAATCAGTAGTAAGAAGACGAACGTGATGCTGGTTGGAGATGGTAAGGATGTAACTATAATTACTGGCAGCTTGAATTATATTGACGGAACGACCACGTTTAAGTCCGCCACTGTAG CTGCTGTGGGGGATGGATTTATAGGTCAAGACATATGGTTCCAGAACACTGCAGGTCCACAGAAGCACCAAGCAGTGGCTCTTCGAGTAGGTGCGGATCGATCCGTCATAAACCGATGCCGCATCGATGCCTTCCAAGACACTCTCTATGCCCACTCTAACAGGCAGTTTTACAGAGACTCCTATATCACTGGCACCGTTGATTTTATATTTGGAAATGCAGCGGTTGTGTTTCAAAAGTGCAACATTGCGGCCAGAAAGCCCATGAGTAACCAGAACAACATGGTGACAGCCCAGGGACGGGAAGATCCAAACCAGAACACAGGAACTTCGATTCAACAATGTAACATAATACCAAGTTCGGATCTGAAGCCTGTGGTAGGGTCCATCAAGACTTTCCTAGGCCGGCCATGGAAGAAGTACTCGAGAACCGTTGTGATGCAGTCCACAATAGAGAGTCATGTTGACCCAACAGGATGGGCAGAGTGGAATGCCGATAGTAAGGACTTTTTGAACACGTTGTATTATGGGGAGTACATGAACAAAGGAGCAGGTGCTGGTACCAGCAAGAGAGTGAAGTGGCCTGGTTACCATATCATCACAAGTGCAGCAGAAGCTAGCAAGTTCACGGTAACACAGCTTATTCAAGGAAATGTTTGGCTGAAGAACACCGGGGTCAACTACATTGAAGGCCTCTAA
- the LOC108319920 gene encoding pectinesterase, producing the protein MAMHQSLLDNNPRKSVSKTICLIFSVAVVLTSSALIASYLSKPSPLFNHGISHRVCDHAIDPSACLAHVLEVEQDPMFGATQNHRFGLLQSFLMKSTSHIERVIGAANAMRVRMNNPGEEAALRDCVELMELSVDRVWDSKASLTKGTTDSAQDAHTWLSSVLTNHVTCLEGLKGRARRVMEAEVQDLISRARSSLAMFVAVLPPNPEVEVVSLNGKFPSWVRSKDRRLLESSAGEIKANVVVAQDGSGDFFTVAEALATVPNKSKKRYVIHVKNGTYTEKLEIGKKQKNVMLVGDSMDLTIITGNVSVTNETSTFHTATVAAVGDGFIAQDIWFKNFAGPEKHQAVALRVGADQSVINRCRVDAYQDTLYVHSNRQFYRDSYVTGTVDFVFGNAAAVFQNCTLEARKPMKGQKNMVTAQSRTDPNQNTGISIQQCNISPSEDLRPEIKSFKTYLGRPWQNFSRTVVMQSFLDKHIDPEGWSEWDEKHKSYLETLYYGEYMNRGPGAGTGGRVNWTGYHIIKSAAVANQFTVKNLIQGDVWLKNSGVNFIEGL; encoded by the exons ATGGCAATGCACCAATCTCTGTTAGACAACAACCCTAGAAAATCCGTTTCCAAAACTATATGCTTAATCTTCTCTGTAGCTGTTGTGCTAACTTCATCAGCTCTTATTGCTTCCTATCTCTCAAAACCCTCTCCCTTATTCAACCACGGCATTTCTCACCGTGTTTGTGATCATGCAATTGATCCTTCAGCCTGCTTGGCACATGTCTTGGAAGTGGAACAAGATCCGATGTTCGGTGCCACACAAAACCACAGATTCGGATTGCTCCAATCCTTTTTAATGAAATCCACCTCACACATTGAGAGAGTGATAGGGGCAGCCAACGCTATGAGGGTGAGGATGAACAATCCAGGAGAAGAAGCCGCCTTGCGGGATTGCGTGGAGCTGATGGAGTTGTCCGTGGACAGAGTTTGGGACTCAAAGGCCAGCCTAACCAAAGGGACCACTGATTCGGCGCAAGATGCCCACACTTGGCTGAGCAGCGTGCTCACCAATCACGTAACTTGCTTGGAGGGACTGAAGGGGCGAGCTCGAAGGGTGATGGAGGCAGAGGTTCAGGACTTGATCTCGAGAGCAAGAAGCTCTTTAGCCATGTTCGTTGCTGTTTTGCCTCCAAATCCGGAGGTTGAAGTCGTGTCGCTAAATGGGAAGTTTCCCTCATGGGTGAGAAGCAAGGATCGGAGGCTGTTAGAGTCTTCGGCCGGAGAGATCAAGGCGAACGTTGTGGTGGCTCAGGACGGGAGTGGTGACTTTTTTACTGTTGCGGAAGCTTTGGCCACGGTACCCAATAAAAGCAAGAAGAGGTATGTTATTCATGTGAAGAACGGAACATATACAGAGAAACTTGAAATTGGTAAGAAACAGAAGAACGTCATGCTGGTGGGTGACAGCATGGATTTAACTATAATCACCGGAAACGTGAGCGTCACCAACGAAACGAGCACCTTTCACACTGCTACTGTTG CGGCGGTTGGGGATGGGTTCATAGCCCAAGACATTTGGTTTAAAAATTTTGCAGGCCCAGAAAAGCACCAGGCAGTCGCACTTCGCGTGGGCGCTGATCAATCCGTGATAAATCGTTGCCGCGTGGACGCATATCAGGACACGCTCTACGTACATTCCAACAGACAGTTCTACCGCGACTCCTACGTTACGGGCACCGTTGACTTCGTCTTTGGAAACGCAGCTGCCGTCTTCCAGAACTGTACGCTGGAGGCCCGAAAGCCCATGAAAGGTCAGAAAAACATGGTGACGGCCCAATCACGAACAGATCCAAACCAAAACACAGGAATTTCAATTCAACAGTGTAACATCTCCCCCAGTGAGGATCTTAGGCCCGAGATAAAGTCTTTCAAAACATATCTGGGCCGGCCGTGGCAGAACTTCTCGAGGACTGTTGTTATGCAATCCTTTCTGGACAAGCATATTGACCCAGAGGGATGGTCGGAATGGGATGAGAAACATAAGAGCTATTTGGAAACCCTGTATTATGGAGAGTACATGAACAGAGGACCTGGTGCCGGTACCGGTGGAAGAGTGAATTGGACTGGTTACCACATCATCAAAAGTGCAGCCGTGGCCAACCAGTTCACAGTAAAAAACCTCATCCAAGGCGATGTTTGGTTGAAGAACAGTGGGGTCAACTTCATTGAAGGTCTATAA